One window from the genome of Pyrus communis chromosome 16, drPyrComm1.1, whole genome shotgun sequence encodes:
- the LOC137721189 gene encoding uncharacterized protein: MFPESPYQAKAWYSFSCCDYKSNNNPRFKRKTKQGFWKMNGNQRDVGPKHFTCKKRTLTFRKKTFQEGRRSKSVTTSWKMHEYICIKSKRGSSPHQARDQQRGLVLCVLKYKPADSKSNKKKLKATLIRGDLADGTGNRGYIASSSGDDEAATAAATNHMSPNTEEVLAYKQLEHDLLGSGNQDDGEPGGGSSSDFNISLRDMIQEFWWQLCPPAGEYLNSHFPLPEPPQPHLPPQLGNAPEVCSGELVDPGTSGCTTYNTDNQAATMNHMVSDTEEILAFKQLERDVFAGGNHDGGEPGSGILTFGDGNDETGGWKFSDFDDRAASDMFQELFPEMGEILNSSSQPLQPPQPHQPPQPHQPQDYSPSSLQPPLHTM; this comes from the exons ATGTTCCCTGAATCTCCATATCAAGCTAAGGCGTGGTACTCCTTCAGCTGTTGTGATTACAAATCCAACAATAATCCTCGCTTCAAAAGGAAAACAAAGCAAGGCTTCTGGAAGATGAACGGCAATCAACGGGATGTCGGTCCGAAACATTTCACTTGCAAAAAGAGGACATTAACCTTCCGAAAAAAGACCTTCCAGGAAGGTCGTAGGTCTAAATCCGTTACGACCAGCTGGAAAATGCACGAGTACATTTGCATTAAGTCTAAACGGGGTTCTAGTCCCCATCAGGCGAGGGATCAGCAAAGGGGCCTTGTTCTCTGCGTCCTCAAGTATAAACCAGCTGATTCTAAGTCTAATAAGAAGAAGCTTAAGGCTACTTTGATCCGTGGTGATTTAGCCGATGGTACTGGTAACCGTGGCTACATTGCCTCTAGTTCCGGAGATGATGAAGCTGCTACTGCTGCTGCAACGAATCATATGTCTCCAAACACTGAAGAAGTTCTGGCATACAAACAGCTAGAACATGATCTGCTTGGTAGTGGAAATCAAGATGATGGTGAACCTGGTGGTGGCAGCTCATCTGATTTTAATATATCTCTACGCGACATGATTCAAGAGTTTTGG TGGCAGTTATGTCCCCCAGCAGGTGAATATCTGAATTCACACTTTCCTCTTCCTGAGCCACCTCAGCCTCATCTCCCACCACAGCTTGGAAATGCTCCTGAAGTCTGCAGTGGCGAATTGGTTGATCCTGGTACCAGTGGCTGCACTACCTATAATACCGATAACCAAGCTGCGACAATGAATCATATGGTTTCCGACACAGAAGAAATTCTGGCATTCAAACAGCTAGAGCGTGATGTGTTTGCCGGTGGTAATCACGATGGTGGTGAACCTGGTAGTGGTATTTTGACCTTTGGTGATGGTAATGATGAAACTGGTGGCTGGAAATTCTCGGATTTCGATGATCGAGCTGCATCTGATATGTTTCAAGAG TTGTTTCCTGAGATGGGAGAAATTCTGAATTCATCTTCTCAACCGCTGCAGCCACCGCAGCCACATCAGCCACCACAGCCACATCAACCACAGGATTACAGCCCCTCCTCACTGCAGCCACCGTTACACACTATGTAA